One segment of Thermosulfurimonas sp. F29 DNA contains the following:
- the nadB gene encoding L-aspartate oxidase — protein MARRTDFLVIGSGIAGLSLALKLSSLGEVLIVTKKRAPEGATALAQGGIACVISEDDSFELHIEDTLRAGDGLCRRETVELVVRQAPERIRELVELGVEFSRDPGDPRRFELGLEGGHSRRRILHVEDHTGREIEKVLLERVRENPNIEILEGHLAVDLITTGKIGRASGKNRILGAYVMEWSTRRIETFLARMVVLATGGAGKVYLYTSNPDTATGDGVALAVRAGARAANLEFVQFHPTCLYHPRAKNFLISEALRGEGARLLDPEGRPFMHKYDPRGELAPRDIVARAIDMELKRSGADHVWLDITHRPADFVRERFPYIYETCLRFGIDITREPIPVVPAAHYLCGGVRTDLYGETDIPGLFAVGECACTGLHGANRLASNSLLEALVFAHQAALRIRERWPEWRGWSFPEVPDWDPGGAVDMEEKVLISHNWDAIRRLMWNYVGIVRSLDRLELARRRLEFIAREVEDHYWRYLLTPEFVELRNLCQVARLIVASALSRRESRGAHYLREFPEKDPSFQRETVVSREALRL, from the coding sequence ATGGCCCGCAGGACGGACTTTCTCGTCATCGGTTCGGGAATAGCCGGTCTCTCGCTGGCCCTGAAACTGTCCTCCCTGGGTGAGGTATTGATAGTCACCAAGAAGAGGGCTCCGGAGGGGGCCACGGCCCTGGCCCAGGGAGGCATAGCCTGCGTGATCTCGGAAGACGATTCCTTCGAGCTGCACATAGAGGACACCCTCCGGGCCGGCGATGGACTCTGCCGCAGGGAGACCGTGGAACTGGTGGTGCGCCAGGCCCCGGAACGCATCCGGGAACTCGTGGAGCTGGGCGTGGAGTTCTCGAGGGACCCCGGAGATCCCCGGCGCTTCGAACTGGGGCTTGAGGGAGGACACAGTCGCCGACGCATCCTCCATGTGGAGGATCACACCGGACGGGAGATAGAAAAGGTCCTTCTGGAGAGGGTACGGGAAAATCCGAACATCGAGATCCTGGAAGGGCACCTCGCGGTGGACCTCATCACCACGGGAAAGATAGGCCGGGCCTCCGGGAAAAACCGCATCCTGGGTGCCTATGTGATGGAGTGGTCAACCCGGCGCATAGAGACCTTCCTGGCCCGGATGGTGGTGCTCGCCACCGGGGGGGCGGGAAAGGTCTACCTTTACACCAGCAATCCGGATACCGCCACCGGGGACGGCGTGGCGCTTGCGGTGCGGGCCGGAGCCCGGGCGGCCAACCTGGAGTTCGTGCAGTTTCATCCCACCTGCCTGTACCATCCCAGGGCCAAGAACTTCCTCATCTCCGAGGCCCTCCGGGGTGAAGGGGCGCGCCTTCTCGACCCGGAGGGACGACCCTTCATGCACAAATACGATCCCCGGGGAGAACTTGCCCCCCGCGACATCGTGGCCCGGGCCATAGACATGGAACTGAAACGCTCCGGCGCCGACCATGTGTGGCTGGACATCACGCACCGCCCCGCAGACTTCGTCCGCGAACGCTTTCCTTACATTTACGAAACCTGTCTGCGTTTCGGGATCGACATCACCCGGGAGCCCATCCCCGTGGTCCCCGCCGCCCACTACCTTTGTGGGGGCGTGCGCACGGATCTTTACGGGGAAACGGACATCCCCGGGCTCTTTGCGGTGGGAGAGTGTGCCTGCACCGGCCTTCACGGGGCCAATCGCCTGGCCTCCAATTCCCTGCTCGAAGCCCTGGTGTTCGCCCATCAGGCTGCCCTGCGTATCCGGGAGAGGTGGCCCGAATGGCGCGGGTGGTCTTTCCCCGAGGTGCCCGACTGGGATCCCGGTGGAGCGGTGGACATGGAGGAGAAGGTGCTCATTTCTCACAACTGGGATGCCATAAGGCGTCTCATGTGGAACTATGTGGGAATAGTGAGAAGCCTCGACCGCCTGGAGCTGGCCCGAAGGCGCCTTGAGTTTATCGCCCGGGAGGTGGAGGACCACTACTGGCGTTATCTCCTCACCCCGGAATTCGTGGAGCTTCGCAATCTATGCCAGGTGGCCCGCCTCATCGTGGCCTCCGCCCTTTCCCGCCGGGAATCCCGGGGAGCACACTACCTCCGTGAGTTCCCGGAAAAGGATCCGTCTTTTCAGAGGGAAACCGTGGTTTCCCGGGAGGCTCTCCGCCTTTAG
- a CDS encoding cofactor-independent phosphoglycerate mutase, whose amino-acid sequence MKYIVLVGDGMGDFPLKELSERTPLEVATTPGLDFLAEHGELGLVQTIPQGMHPGSDVANMSLLGYPPEEKYTGRGPIEAASLGIPMRPEDVAFRCNLVTLKKVGQHLVMEDYSAGHISTEEARTIIEDLNRELGTDKFELFCGKSYRHILLWRGGPEGLRTVPPHDLLGKNIYHAWQAYREEPILKDFLIRAIRILEKHPVNRRRQEQGLPPANALWPWGQGRMPQLEPFSEKWGLSGAVVAAVDLIKGLGRLAGLDIIEVEGATGYLDTNYEGKALAAIEALKERDFVFVHVEAPDEASHQGSVDLKIKAIQDFDRYVVRTVIEEAAANFGEYRILAVTDHLTPIPLRTHSSKPVPFVIFDSRDESVRRSEGFSESTARSTGIFIPNGETLMSRFLEREPRLPQE is encoded by the coding sequence ATGAAGTACATCGTGCTGGTGGGTGACGGAATGGGGGACTTTCCCCTTAAAGAGCTCTCGGAAAGAACTCCTCTTGAGGTGGCCACCACCCCTGGGCTTGATTTCCTGGCCGAACACGGAGAACTGGGGCTGGTTCAGACCATACCGCAGGGTATGCACCCCGGAAGCGATGTGGCCAATATGAGTCTTCTGGGCTATCCTCCCGAGGAAAAGTACACCGGTCGGGGACCCATCGAAGCCGCAAGTCTGGGGATTCCCATGCGTCCCGAGGATGTGGCCTTTCGGTGCAACCTGGTAACCCTCAAGAAGGTGGGACAGCACCTCGTCATGGAGGACTACAGCGCCGGGCACATCTCCACCGAAGAGGCCCGAACCATAATCGAGGATCTCAACCGGGAACTGGGTACGGACAAGTTTGAGCTCTTCTGCGGAAAGAGTTACCGTCACATTCTTCTGTGGCGGGGAGGTCCGGAGGGACTGCGCACCGTCCCCCCCCACGATCTCCTGGGCAAGAACATCTACCACGCGTGGCAGGCCTATCGGGAAGAACCCATCCTCAAGGATTTTTTGATCCGGGCCATCCGGATACTTGAAAAGCATCCGGTCAATCGTCGGCGCCAGGAACAGGGACTGCCCCCGGCCAACGCCCTGTGGCCCTGGGGACAGGGACGCATGCCTCAGCTGGAACCTTTCTCTGAAAAGTGGGGACTTTCCGGGGCGGTGGTGGCGGCGGTGGATCTCATAAAGGGTCTGGGGCGTCTTGCCGGACTGGACATCATCGAGGTGGAGGGAGCCACCGGTTATCTCGACACCAACTACGAGGGCAAGGCGCTCGCCGCCATAGAAGCCCTCAAGGAACGGGACTTCGTGTTCGTCCATGTGGAGGCCCCGGACGAGGCCTCCCATCAGGGCTCGGTGGATCTCAAGATCAAGGCCATTCAGGACTTCGACCGGTATGTGGTGCGGACCGTGATCGAAGAAGCCGCCGCCAACTTCGGAGAATATCGGATCCTCGCCGTTACCGACCACCTCACCCCCATCCCTCTCCGCACCCACTCCTCCAAACCCGTACCCTTCGTGATCTTCGACTCCAGAGACGAATCCGTGAGACGCTCGGAGGGTTTTTCCGAATCCACGGCCCGATCCACCGGGATCTTCATCCCCAACGGGGAGACCCTGATGAGCCGCTTCCTGGAGAGGGAGCCGCGACTGCCGCAGGAATAA
- a CDS encoding peptidylprolyl isomerase, translated as MGPEIEKGDRVTFKYQVFSEASLVDASERPVTIVVGEGRFPPSVETALIGKREGERVSVWVPPEEHYGRYDPKKVRLIPVEKLPREARPGETVFVQDELGVLHPARLARKDPRVAVVDLNHPLAGKYLRFDLEIVKVEKPVPEEIEGEPSQERRAET; from the coding sequence TTGGGGCCGGAGATCGAAAAGGGAGATCGAGTCACCTTTAAATATCAGGTTTTCTCCGAGGCGTCCCTGGTGGACGCCTCGGAAAGACCGGTCACCATCGTCGTTGGAGAGGGCCGTTTTCCGCCCTCCGTGGAGACAGCCCTTATCGGAAAGAGAGAGGGCGAAAGGGTCTCCGTGTGGGTACCACCGGAGGAGCACTACGGACGCTACGATCCTAAAAAGGTGCGCCTGATACCCGTGGAAAAGCTCCCCCGGGAGGCCCGCCCCGGGGAGACCGTCTTCGTCCAGGACGAGCTGGGAGTCCTGCATCCCGCCCGGCTCGCCCGAAAGGACCCCCGCGTAGCCGTGGTGGACCTGAATCATCCCCTGGCCGGGAAATATTTGCGTTTTGACCTCGAAATCGTTAAGGTGGAAAAGCCCGTCCCCGAGGAAATCGAAGGCGAACCATCTCAGGAAAGGAGGGCTGAAACATGA
- a CDS encoding cytochrome c3 family protein, translating into MKRILILLIIFLAVGLTFHIWPTFSQSQNDQEEAEYPTEPIIFTKPLKAVIFDHKVHVEKAGLSCEDCHEDLFEMEAGSTQKNEDFNMQALYNGKYCGACHDGETAFASNTRCATCHIGVMGYKRLVKHSETESSGKE; encoded by the coding sequence ATGAAAAGGATCCTTATTCTGTTAATTATTTTTCTAGCAGTAGGGTTGACCTTTCATATCTGGCCCACTTTCAGTCAATCACAGAATGATCAGGAAGAGGCCGAGTATCCCACCGAGCCCATTATTTTTACTAAACCGCTTAAAGCCGTGATTTTTGACCATAAGGTTCATGTAGAAAAAGCCGGTCTTTCCTGTGAGGATTGTCATGAAGATTTATTTGAAATGGAAGCGGGAAGTACTCAAAAGAATGAGGATTTTAATATGCAGGCTCTTTATAACGGAAAATACTGTGGAGCCTGTCATGATGGAGAGACAGCCTTTGCTTCCAATACCCGCTGCGCTACCTGTCACATAGGAGTTATGGGATATAAGCGACTGGTAAAACATTCGGAGACTGAATCATCTGGTAAGGAATAA
- a CDS encoding 4Fe-4S dicluster domain-containing protein: protein MFKNFAKWIKRLPNEGVEHISTEERRLFLKMGLVITGVYAGGKLLSVVSKVQEVYADIPEYVGHYPYKPHYSMVLRTDRCIDCERCMEACRKTNNVPPYGWRTRILEQHLPTDNKGGWERRFMPILCNHCNEPPCVRVCPTKATFKDPETGIVRVNPRKCIGCKTCAAACPYDMRYFNEEKRAIDKCDFCWESRLSKGKFPTACAKACPAGVRIFGDLSDPESRVFQLVHDPHRAIWVLRPEIGARPNVFYTIN, encoded by the coding sequence ATGTTTAAAAACTTTGCCAAATGGATTAAGAGGCTACCAAATGAAGGGGTGGAGCATATTTCTACGGAGGAAAGAAGGCTTTTTCTCAAGATGGGATTGGTAATCACCGGAGTTTATGCCGGAGGGAAATTACTTTCCGTAGTATCCAAAGTCCAGGAGGTATATGCGGACATTCCCGAATATGTAGGGCATTATCCCTATAAGCCGCATTACAGCATGGTCTTGCGCACTGATCGGTGTATTGATTGTGAACGCTGTATGGAGGCGTGTCGAAAAACAAATAATGTACCTCCTTATGGCTGGAGAACCCGTATTCTTGAGCAACATCTTCCCACTGATAATAAGGGGGGTTGGGAACGACGATTTATGCCCATTCTGTGTAACCACTGCAACGAACCACCCTGTGTAAGAGTGTGCCCCACCAAGGCCACCTTTAAGGATCCTGAAACGGGCATTGTTCGGGTAAATCCCCGAAAATGTATCGGCTGTAAGACCTGTGCCGCGGCCTGCCCCTATGATATGCGCTACTTCAATGAGGAAAAACGAGCCATCGATAAATGCGACTTTTGCTGGGAATCCCGTCTTTCCAAGGGTAAATTCCCTACCGCCTGCGCCAAAGCCTGTCCGGCGGGGGTTCGAATCTTCGGAGATCTCTCTGATCCCGAAAGTCGGGTGTTTCAGTTGGTTCACGATCCTCATAGAGCCATATGGGTGTTGAGACCGGAAATAGGAGCCAGACCCAATGTATTTTATACCATCAATTAA
- the nrfD gene encoding NrfD/PsrC family molybdoenzyme membrane anchor subunit: MLTAQSEVRNSKIIALFVISLILLGIGLVTGIRSFMVGHLEAYGVTREIPWGILISTYVFWVVTSTGLCLTSSIGHVFGYKPMEPVASRSIFLAICTILAGFFAIGLELENPWRLPIWNALSPNLRSNIWWMGTLYGAYLFFMLIEFGLIRLGRHKEAALAGLMGVISGVAAHSNLGAVFGLIHAHEFWYGPYMPIYFIASAMMSGAAAIIFFTWLAYRLSERPMEDSVREALRVTGKVYALLTAVVIFFTIWKIIASLAGKPHGKWETIMAMLKGPFAFNFWVFEVFLGLVLPFLVVVGVRARDINAMAYVSGLALLAIFVMRYDLVIGGQIVPHYAGMHIYGLPEYYHYVPSLSEWLIVIGSLGLFGSLFLWGEMTFDGHRPEEH, from the coding sequence ATGCTTACAGCTCAGTCGGAAGTTAGAAATTCTAAGATTATAGCTCTGTTTGTAATTTCCTTAATTTTATTAGGAATAGGTTTAGTTACAGGAATAAGAAGTTTTATGGTAGGACATTTGGAAGCTTATGGAGTTACACGAGAGATTCCCTGGGGTATTTTGATTTCTACTTATGTATTTTGGGTAGTAACATCTACCGGACTATGTCTTACCTCCTCTATAGGACATGTGTTTGGATATAAACCCATGGAACCGGTAGCGAGTCGGAGTATTTTTCTTGCTATATGTACCATATTGGCCGGCTTTTTTGCCATAGGGCTGGAACTTGAAAATCCATGGCGACTGCCCATCTGGAATGCTCTTTCCCCCAATCTTCGGTCAAACATCTGGTGGATGGGGACCCTTTACGGAGCTTATCTGTTTTTTATGCTTATTGAGTTCGGTCTTATAAGGTTGGGAAGGCATAAGGAAGCGGCTCTGGCCGGTCTTATGGGGGTTATTTCCGGAGTAGCCGCACACAGTAACCTGGGAGCCGTCTTCGGCCTTATTCATGCCCATGAATTCTGGTACGGACCTTATATGCCTATCTATTTTATCGCTTCGGCCATGATGAGTGGAGCTGCAGCAATTATTTTCTTCACCTGGCTGGCTTATAGGCTCTCCGAACGCCCCATGGAAGATTCCGTACGGGAGGCCCTTCGGGTAACCGGGAAGGTCTATGCTCTTCTTACCGCGGTGGTAATCTTCTTTACGATCTGGAAAATCATTGCCAGCCTGGCTGGAAAACCACACGGCAAATGGGAAACTATTATGGCTATGCTGAAGGGACCTTTTGCCTTTAATTTCTGGGTCTTTGAGGTCTTCCTGGGGCTGGTATTACCCTTCTTGGTGGTAGTGGGAGTCCGGGCTCGGGATATTAATGCCATGGCTTATGTATCCGGATTAGCCCTGCTGGCTATCTTTGTTATGCGTTACGACCTGGTCATCGGGGGACAGATAGTCCCTCACTATGCGGGAATGCATATTTACGGGCTGCCGGAATATTATCATTATGTTCCATCTCTTTCTGAGTGGTTGATAGTAATAGGATCGCTGGGACTATTTGGCTCGCTTTTCCTCTGGGGAGAGATGACTTTTGACGGGCATCGGCCTGAGGAGCATTAA
- a CDS encoding NapC/NirT family cytochrome c has protein sequence MLREGWIFFRNFIKQNKFCLIGTIILLITVPPLTIFSFIDSTYHVSSPVWQEIFYLGIFPLMVFGLALFCVGIFISRQGFFSPAVIGELIKKADKAKVLKETALVTSVVLTLVLICMGAIVYSAYHYTESVNFCGRLCHRVMKPEYTAYQHSPHSHVKCVECHIGPGASWFVKSKLSGMREVVEYLSNKYPRPIPTPLHNLRPARETCEECHRPEFFIGYKLVIKEKRAPDEKNSKLYTILLMKTGTGGMRANRAQGIHWHVSPEVQIFYKYTDEKRENIVEVVKIENGKKTIFKKSEEADSEGKPEEKEVHIRKMDCLDCHNRPTHIFHSPEEAIDLEFVQGKMPEDIPFIKKVSLEAITKKYASREEARQKISEYILSFYKKNYPELVKKDSQKIQEAIKASIEAYMLNVFPEMRISWNTYPNFLSHKGCWRCHNDEFESKDGETITQDCTLCHNLLAEDEQNPEVLDTIVGEE, from the coding sequence ATGCTAAGGGAGGGGTGGATTTTTTTTAGAAATTTTATCAAACAGAATAAGTTTTGTCTTATTGGTACTATAATTTTGCTTATAACAGTTCCGCCTCTTACAATATTTTCTTTTATAGATAGTACTTACCATGTTTCCTCTCCTGTATGGCAAGAAATATTCTATCTGGGAATTTTCCCTTTGATGGTTTTTGGTTTAGCTCTGTTTTGTGTGGGTATTTTTATTTCTCGCCAAGGTTTTTTCTCTCCAGCTGTTATTGGAGAATTGATTAAAAAAGCTGATAAGGCTAAGGTATTGAAAGAAACCGCTTTAGTAACTTCTGTAGTTCTAACTCTTGTTCTTATTTGTATGGGAGCTATTGTATATAGTGCTTACCATTATACAGAATCAGTTAATTTTTGTGGTAGGCTATGTCATAGAGTGATGAAGCCGGAGTATACCGCCTACCAACATTCCCCCCATTCTCATGTGAAATGTGTTGAATGTCATATTGGTCCCGGAGCAAGTTGGTTTGTGAAATCAAAATTATCCGGTATGAGAGAAGTAGTGGAATATTTAAGTAATAAGTATCCGCGTCCTATTCCTACTCCTCTTCATAACCTTCGTCCTGCCAGGGAGACCTGTGAGGAATGTCATCGTCCGGAGTTCTTTATAGGTTATAAATTAGTTATTAAGGAAAAAAGAGCCCCTGATGAAAAAAATAGCAAACTTTACACCATTCTTTTAATGAAAACCGGAACCGGCGGTATGCGGGCGAACAGGGCTCAGGGGATCCATTGGCATGTTTCTCCTGAGGTACAGATATTTTACAAATATACTGACGAGAAAAGGGAGAATATTGTAGAGGTAGTAAAGATTGAAAACGGAAAGAAGACTATATTTAAGAAAAGTGAGGAAGCAGACTCTGAGGGTAAACCTGAGGAGAAAGAAGTACATATTCGCAAAATGGATTGTCTGGATTGTCATAATCGTCCTACTCATATCTTCCACTCTCCTGAAGAGGCTATAGATCTAGAATTTGTTCAGGGGAAAATGCCTGAAGATATACCTTTTATCAAAAAAGTATCTCTGGAAGCCATAACCAAGAAATACGCTTCAAGGGAAGAGGCTCGGCAAAAAATAAGTGAATATATCCTGTCGTTCTATAAGAAAAATTATCCGGAGCTGGTTAAGAAAGATTCACAAAAAATACAGGAAGCTATAAAGGCATCTATTGAAGCGTATATGCTTAATGTATTTCCTGAAATGAGAATATCCTGGAATACATATCCTAATTTTCTCAGTCATAAGGGATGCTGGAGATGTCATAATGATGAGTTTGAAAGTAAGGATGGAGAAACAATTACTCAAGACTGCACATTGTGCCATAATTTGCTGGCCGAAGATGAACAAAATCCTGAGGTCTTAGATACTATAGTGGGAGAGGAATAA
- a CDS encoding nickel-dependent hydrogenase large subunit, with the protein MKKTLSPLTRIEGHLSVETEVRDGVVVSARCRGEMYRGFENLLVGRRPLDAQRITQRICGVCHEVHGVASARALAQLYGIEPPPNGRLLQDIILALHMATDHILHFYHLALPDYVDFAVVLSYRGRDPALKHLREWVRIRKPWLFVKKVPGDYLSEPSQALPFVAHYFEALEVVGRGAQALAVFGGKVPFTHAIFPGGVTVELTPEKAAKVSEIVDELYRFAVTTYLPDVERLAGIYREYFRIGRGYFNLISYGGFASLGEPLSRPGVLINFEERPFEVEKIVEHVAHSYYEGGLRSFREGETRPAYGKAGAYSWIKAPRYDGHPMETGPLSRVWFSQKGRALLLKRLKTLKQAREAIFSTMGRHLSRAVESVILLEFCQEALSALDFTQPTIVTVNPEAAVSGSGLGLSNAARGELLHYVEAERGRITRYQCVVPSTWNFSPRDAEGKPGPVEKALEGCPVRFGEGLIEVGRVVRSYDPCLACSIH; encoded by the coding sequence ATGAAAAAGACCCTTTCACCGCTTACACGGATAGAAGGGCACCTCAGTGTGGAAACCGAGGTGCGGGATGGGGTAGTGGTCTCGGCGCGCTGCCGCGGGGAGATGTATCGAGGTTTTGAGAATCTGTTAGTGGGGCGAAGACCGCTTGACGCTCAGCGTATTACCCAGCGTATCTGCGGAGTTTGTCACGAGGTTCACGGGGTAGCCTCGGCCCGGGCCCTGGCCCAACTCTACGGGATTGAACCACCGCCCAACGGACGCCTACTGCAGGACATAATCCTGGCCCTCCACATGGCCACCGACCACATCCTCCACTTTTATCACCTCGCGCTCCCGGATTATGTGGACTTTGCCGTCGTGCTTTCCTATCGGGGAAGAGATCCGGCTCTAAAGCACTTAAGGGAGTGGGTCAGGATCCGCAAGCCCTGGCTTTTCGTGAAGAAGGTTCCGGGGGATTATCTCTCCGAGCCCTCTCAGGCCCTGCCTTTTGTAGCCCATTATTTTGAGGCCCTGGAGGTAGTGGGGCGGGGCGCGCAGGCTCTGGCGGTCTTCGGGGGGAAGGTGCCCTTTACTCATGCCATCTTTCCCGGGGGAGTCACGGTGGAACTCACCCCGGAAAAGGCGGCCAAGGTTTCGGAGATCGTTGACGAGCTTTATCGGTTTGCGGTGACGACCTATCTTCCGGATGTGGAAAGACTGGCCGGGATCTACCGTGAATATTTCAGGATCGGTCGGGGGTACTTCAACCTCATTTCCTATGGAGGATTTGCCTCCCTTGGAGAGCCCCTATCCCGGCCCGGGGTACTCATAAACTTCGAGGAAAGGCCGTTTGAGGTGGAAAAGATCGTGGAGCATGTAGCGCATTCCTATTACGAGGGCGGTCTCCGTAGTTTCCGGGAGGGGGAGACCAGGCCGGCCTACGGGAAGGCCGGGGCCTATTCCTGGATCAAGGCTCCGCGCTACGATGGCCATCCCATGGAAACCGGGCCACTTTCCCGGGTCTGGTTTTCCCAAAAAGGAAGGGCCTTACTCCTCAAGCGTCTCAAAACTCTGAAGCAAGCCAGGGAGGCCATCTTTTCCACCATGGGGCGTCATCTTTCCCGGGCGGTGGAATCGGTGATACTTCTGGAATTCTGTCAGGAAGCTCTTTCGGCCCTTGACTTTACTCAGCCAACCATAGTGACCGTAAATCCCGAGGCCGCGGTAAGCGGTTCGGGCCTGGGCTTATCCAACGCCGCCCGGGGGGAGCTCCTCCATTATGTTGAGGCCGAAAGGGGCCGCATAACCCGTTATCAGTGCGTGGTGCCGAGCACCTGGAATTTTTCTCCCAGGGACGCGGAGGGGAAACCCGGGCCGGTGGAAAAGGCCCTGGAGGGGTGTCCGGTGCGATTCGGGGAGGGGCTGATAGAGGTGGGAAGGGTGGTCAGAAGTTACGATCCCTGTCTGGCCTGCAGCATCCACTGA
- a CDS encoding hydrogenase small subunit: MDLYLNRREFLKFCGKLSVALCGTESLTEDLARAFMKIARKEPPVIWLTGQACSGDSVSLVYCDSPGLVPLLTALVDLKFHPVLSVAQGEEVLRIIRDMRRAGGYILCFEGTIPMKMKGACTLGEDYLADFLKEVVEPALAVVACGTCASYGGIPAKNPETGAVSVPEYLGRTGIEKPVVRIPGCPMNGVRFTGTVAYFVAYGRLPKLDKDGRPVMYYEEVIHQNCQRFQWFNQDQYVMDYARDKRKCLFRMGCRGPVTHADCPLRRWNRNTSWCVDANTPCVGCAHPAWPWSREEGIYTDPRKIKPEAFIGG; the protein is encoded by the coding sequence ATGGATCTTTACCTTAATCGCCGAGAGTTCCTCAAGTTTTGCGGGAAACTATCCGTAGCCCTCTGTGGCACGGAGTCTCTCACGGAGGACCTTGCCCGGGCCTTTATGAAAATCGCCCGGAAGGAACCACCCGTGATATGGCTTACGGGGCAGGCCTGTTCCGGGGATTCTGTATCTCTGGTTTACTGCGATTCTCCGGGGCTGGTGCCGTTGCTTACGGCTCTGGTGGATCTCAAGTTTCATCCGGTTCTTTCCGTGGCTCAGGGTGAAGAGGTGCTGAGAATTATTCGGGACATGAGAAGGGCCGGGGGCTACATCCTCTGCTTTGAGGGAACCATTCCGATGAAAATGAAGGGCGCGTGCACCCTGGGGGAGGATTATCTGGCGGATTTCCTGAAAGAGGTGGTTGAACCGGCCCTGGCGGTTGTAGCCTGCGGGACCTGTGCCTCTTACGGAGGAATTCCCGCTAAAAATCCCGAGACCGGGGCTGTAAGCGTTCCGGAGTATCTCGGAAGAACGGGTATTGAAAAGCCGGTGGTAAGAATCCCGGGCTGTCCCATGAACGGGGTGCGTTTTACCGGCACGGTGGCCTATTTCGTGGCTTACGGACGGTTGCCGAAACTGGACAAGGATGGAAGGCCGGTGATGTACTACGAGGAGGTCATTCATCAGAACTGTCAGCGTTTTCAGTGGTTCAACCAGGACCAATATGTCATGGATTATGCCCGGGACAAGAGAAAGTGTCTCTTCAGAATGGGATGCCGGGGACCGGTAACCCATGCCGATTGTCCCTTAAGGCGCTGGAATCGTAACACCTCCTGGTGCGTGGATGCCAATACGCCCTGTGTGGGATGTGCTCATCCGGCCTGGCCCTGGTCCAGGGAGGAAGGAATTTATACCGATCCCCGGAAGATAAAACCCGAGGCCTTTATCGGAGGTTAA